The window TAACCACTGGTTTGAGCGTCTCTTCTAGCAACTGATAAAAAAATTAAAGCCGGTGGAACGTATTACATTATAAGTCGCAGTTTGAGACTTTCAATTGGCGGAACCTTAGGTCTAGCGTTGTTTGTCGGATTATCTTTTAGTGTCAGTTTGTATTTGATCGGTTTTGCAGAAAGCTTTCTTGCATTTTGGGGATATGAAATAAATAAAGACTCAATTCGGCTTGCGGGCAGCATTGCACTTGTTGCAGTAACAATTATTACATTCATCAGCACTTCACTTGCTATCAGAACGCAGTATTTTATTATGGCTGCTATCGGTTTATCATTTGATTTCGATTTTTTTTGGTAGTCATCAGCTTACGCCTCAATCACCACATTTTACTCCACTCGATAGTGAAGTTCCGTTTTTGGTCCTTTTCGGAATTTTTTTCCCGGCGGTAACAGGATTCGAAGCTGGCGTATCAATGTCGGGAGATCTGCAGGATCCAAAAAAATCAATTCCGCGAGGAACATTAACTGCAATTTTTGTTGGTTTAGCAGTTTATCTTTTTCTTCCATTCTTTTTCTCTTATACGGTAGATGCAGATTAATTAGCAAATAATCCAAAAGTCCTTTTTGAAATTTCTTTATTTCCGCCATTAGTCATTGCAGGTATTTGGGGAGCGACTTTATCTTCGGCGTTTGGAAGTATTTTGGGAGCGCCAAGAATTCTCCAAGCAGCTTCGGCTGATAAAATTACACCGAAATTTTTTTCTAAAGGGCATGGAAAAGAAAATGAACCAAGAAATGCTTTACTCTTATCATTTGTGATTGCCGAAGCAGGAATTCTGATTGGTGAACTTGATATTATTGCAAGAATTGTCTCAATGTTCTTTATAACAACTTATGGATTTTTAAATTTAAGCTGCTTCTTCGAGAGTTGGGCGAGTCCCGACTTCAGACCGGATTTTAAAGTTCCAAAAGCGGCAAGTATAATTGGTTCGGTTACTGCATTCTTTATAATGATACAGCTTGATTTTGTCGCATTCATTGGAGCGACAATAATTTTTGGATTGGTTTTTTTCTTAATAAAGAGAAGAGAATTGAAACTTGATACTGGTGACGCTTGGAATGGCGTATGGAACATGTTGGTTAAAACTGGATTGAATCGACTTAAGAAAGATAGTGAAAATCAGAGGAATTGGCTTCCGAATCTAATTCTTTTCAGCGGCAGGCAGCATGTTCGCCCGCATTTGATCGAACTTGCTAATTGGATTGCAGCGAAAAGAGGTATTATATCTAATTTTAATCTAGTTGAAAATAAAGATATTAAATCAATCAGCGCGAAATCCATTAATGAAATTTCCGATTCCGATGATTCGAAAGATTATTTCTTTAGGGAAATTGAATGCAATGATATGTATGAGTGCATGGAAATTATCCCAAAACTTTATGGCTTCACTGGAATTGAGCCAAACACGATTCTTCTTGGCTAGGGTAAAAAGACAAGGAGCCCTGAAAAATTTGTTCACTTGTTAAACGGGTACAACAATTCGGATTTTAATATTTTAATTCTGTCGCATAACTCCGAAAAAAATTATGGGAAGAAAACAAGGATTGATGTCTGGTGGAGAGGAACCGGAAATAACATTACTCTTATGATACATCTTATTAGATTTATTTCCTCATCAGAGGATTGGGCAAAGGCAAAAGTAAGATTTATTTTGTTAAGCAGTTTACTCCGGACCAACCTGTTTTTAGATCACTTCCTTTGTATTATAAACAGATGTTTATAGGTAAACCTGCTATCTCAGAGAATCTCTGGGTAGGACGCGAACTGGAGTTACACAAGATTCGAGAAATCGCCGATCGATTCAAAAATGGCAGTTCCGGAAATTTACTTATACTGGGTGAACCTAATTCCGGAAAAACTGCATTGTCACTCTATGGTGCTCAGAAAAATTTCTCTCAATCAAAAATATTTAACCTCGAAGCAATTCCGCAGGGCTCAACTTCAGTAAATCAATTAAAAATACAATTTGAGACGCAACAAAGTTAAATGGCGAACCAAACATTATTCTTGAAAATCTTCCTGTCTATTCAGTTGTGATTATTAACGATTTGGAGCTTTGGTGGGAGCGTACTGATAATGGAATTGATGTTCTCAATGTGATTTTTAATTTGATGGAAAGCTTTTCAAGAAAAATACTTTTCATTGTTAATTGCAACGTTCACGCTTATAATTTCATAAATATGATACAACCAATCGAAAACAATTTTGTCGGGGTTATAAAGTGTGAACCATTCAGTGCAGAAGAACTGAAAAGCATTATTATGCCTCGTCATGAATCTACGAGACTAATTGTTAAAATAAATTCAAAAGGAGAACAAAGTTTTAATAAATGGCGTGAAGTAAAAATGTTCAATAAAATATTTGAATACTCTGATGGTGTCATTGGTCCAGCACTTTACAGTTGGATTTCGAATATTTTGAAATATGGGGAAGGAGCGATTCATATTAGTTATCTAGAAATCCCACATCAAAGAATTCTCGATAACTTATCAAGTATTCAAAAAATAATTCTGCTTCAGTTTATACTTCATAATAAATTATCGATTAATTCGATTCCAACAATAACAAGGTTGGACTCTGAGCTTATTGATGAAGAGTTAATCCCCTTAGTAAACTATTCTTTAATAGATAAGCATGGTGAAATTCTTGAGATAAGTCCGTTTCTTCTCCCTTTCATTGTAAGAGAATTTAAGCGAAAAGGATTGTTATGAATCTAAAATTGTACTTGGCGCTCTTTAGTTTGAATACTTTATTTGCTGCGCTTGCGGTGCCAGTAGTGTTAGTGATCATAAGATTTATGGTTAGATATTATAAGTTGATTTTCAATCAATACAGATTTTTTATCAGATCAATCCCACTTCTTCAATTAGGTGTATTAATATTTATTACTATAAATGTTCTAATTCTGATCTTTCCCCAATCGCCGACAATAATTTCATTTATTATGTTCGGTGTTATACTATTCGCTGTGTTATCAGGCTGGCAGTTTATCCGTGATTTTGTTTCCGGAATGTTTTTACGGATTGATAATGATTTTGAGATTGGTTCGATGATTAAGATAGGCGAGGTTGTGGGCATTATTAAAAAGCGCGGTTATAGATCGATTGAGCTGGAAAAAGACGGGGCAGAATCAATTCAAATACCATATAGTTCACTTGCAAAGAATTTCATCTCAAGTCTTAAACTCGATCAAGAATTCTATAGGTACAGATTCAGCGTAAGAACGAAAAAAGAATCTGCAAAAAATCAACTGATTTCTATGATTAAGAAAGTTATTCTAAACTCTGTCTGGACAGCAGTAAACCGTGAACCAAAAATAATTTTCAAATCAGAAGATGATCAAGCATACGAAGTTGAGATTTCTGGCTATGTATTGCATCAAATTGGCGCGAGTGAGATCGAGAGTCTTATAAAAGAAAAATTTCAAGTTTAGTTACCAAAAATTGTACTGAATTTTATGGAATGAGCAATTAAGTTTCCTAAGTCTTATTGAAAATGTATATGAACATTTTTTTGCAAAGCGAGAGGTAAATTTTTATATTTGCAGTGCTTTTTTTGACATTGCCGGGGTGGCGGAATTGGTAGACGCACAGGACTTAAAATCCTGTGGGTGTTTTCACCCGTGCCGGTTCGAGTCCGGCCCTCGGTACTAAATGAAATTCAAATTGCAAATTTCAAAATGCAAAGTTGAGTTAAAATTGAAAATTGGATTTTGGGCTCTTGGCGCAGTTGGTTAGCGCGCTTCCTTGACATGGAAGAGGTCACAAGTTCGAATCTTGTAGAGCCCACGAACAAAGATGATAAAATCGTTAAAATATGCTTCGATTTGTGCTTGTTTTACATCGTTTGATGTGATCACTTAAGGTAAATATTGAAATCCTACCTTTATTTTTCTATTTTAACAAAGTTTTAGAAGTTTTTCGAAGCTTATTTATGAAGTAATCGGTTTTACCGATTTTTTTATTGTTTAGTCATAATGAATGATCAAAAAATAAATATCACTTTTCCGGACGGCTCTGTGAAAGAGTTTCCCAAAGGAATAACTGGTCTTGATATTGCGGCTTCAATCAGTAAAAGATTGGCAGATGAAGCACTTGCGGTCAAGATAAATGGATCAGTCCATGAAATTGGTTTTCAGATTAATGAAAGTGGAAAACTACAATTACTCACTTTTAATGATGAAGAAGGAAAAGAGGTTTATTGGCATTCGTCTTCACACTTAATGGCTCATGCAATTGAAGAGTTATTCCCTGGTGCGAAGTTTGGCGTTGGACCAGCGATCGAAAACGGATTTTATTACGACATTGATGTTGATCAAAAACTGAGTCCCGAAGACATCGAACGGATTGAGAAAAAAATGTCTGAACTTATAAAAGACTCAAAACCTTTTGTAAGGAAAGAATGCTCACTTGATGAAGCGATGGATTTATTCGGGAAGAAAGGCGATCAATATAAACTTGAATTATTAAAAGACATTAATAGTCGGGATGAGCAAGTTAGTCTCTATTCCGAGGGAAGTTTCCTTGATCTTTGCAGAGGTCCTCACTTAACTGATACAAGCAAAATTAAGTATTTCAAACTTTTAAATGTCTCGGGCTCATACTGGAAAGGCGATTCGAAAAATACTCCTCTTCAACGAGTTTATGGAATTTCATTTCCCAAGAAAAAAGATTTAGATGATTATTTAAAACTACTTGAGGAAGCAAAGAAGAGAGATCATCGAAAGCTCGGCAGAGAACTTGAATTATTTTTATTTAATGAAATATCTCCTGGTGCTCCATTCTGGCTGCCGAAGGGAATGATCATTTTTCGAGAACTAGAAAAATATTTACGTGAAGTTTTAGACGAAGCTGGCTATCAAGAAATTTCGACTCCAATTTTAGTGAAGAAAGCTTTATGGGAACGATCAGGTCATTGGGATCACTTCAAAGAGAATATGTTCATCGTTGAAGTAGATGAAGAGACTTACAGTTTAAAACCGATGAATTGTCCCGAAAGCACAATTGTTTATAAATCTAAACTAAGAAGTTACCGCGATCTTCCGCTTCGATTGTCCGAAATTGGAAGGTTACATCGCAACGAAGTTTCTGGAGCTTTAGGTGGGATGCTGAGAGTTCGCCAAATTACAATGGACGATGCGCATCTTTTCGTTCGACCTGATCAAATTTTATACGAGATAGAGAAACTTTTAAAATTAGTGGATGAGTTTTACAAACTATTTGGATTCGAACCTTCATATTTTTTGTCAACCCGTCCTGAAAAGGCAATGGGTTCGTTGGGCCTATGGGATCAGGCAGAAGAATCTCTAAAGCAGGCACTTCAATTAAATGAAATTTCGTTCAAAATTAATGTAGGAGATGGTGCATTCTACGGACCGAAGATTGACATTCAAGTAAAAGATGCAATCAACCGTTCATGGCAGACTGCAACAATACAATTGGATTTCCAAATGCCTGAAAGATTTGACCTGGAATATATCGATGAGAATGATGACAGGAAACGACCGATCATGATTCACCGGGCGATTTTTGGAAGCTTCGAGAGATTCATTGGAATTATTACTGAACATTTTGCAGGGTATTTTCCTTTGTGGATTTCTCCGGTTCAAGTAGTAGTTATGCCGATTTCAGAGAATTTCTCCGAATATGCTACAATGATTTACGACAGATTATTTTCCAATGGTGTTCGTGTGGAGCTCGATTCACGGAATGAAAAAATCGGTTATAAAATTCGTGAATGGGAATTACAGAAAGTTCCTTACATGATCATTATCGGAGAGAAAGAAGTTTCGAGTCGAAGCATTTCTGTTCGAAAACATAAAATGGGAGACTTAGGTCAATTTCAAATAGAAGATTTTATAAACAAAATACTTGAAGAAATCACCCAAAAAACAATCACAACAAATTAAGAGGTAATTTATAAGTTCAAAAGAAAAAACCAGTGAAGCACGAGTTAACGAGCAGATTAGAATCCCTCAGATCAGAGTAATTGATAACGATGGTTCGCAAATTGGAATTATGTCACCAAGAGAGGCGATAAGAATTGCCGAACGAAAAGGATTAGATTTAGTTGAGATTGTACCAAATGCAAAACCTCCAGTTTGTAAAATAATTGATTATGGAAAGTACAGATACGAACAGCAAAAGAAAGAAAAAATCCAAAGGAAGAATCAACAAGTTACTACTTTAAAGGAAATCAGATTTCATCCGAATACCGACGACCATGATTTCGAATTTAAGGCACGGCACTGCCGTCAATTCTTATTAGATGGTGATAAAGTAAAAGCTACGGTGATTTTTAAAGGCAGAGAAATGGCCTACACTGAACAGGGTGAAGTTCTACTAAATAAACTGATAGAAAAATTAAGTGATGTTTCTAAAGTCGAAAATCCTCCTAAATTGGAGGGCAGAAATATGATCGCAATTTTAGTTGCAGATAAATCAAAAATCAAAAAAGTTATTAATCAATAGGTAAATGTCATGCCAAAAATGAAGAGTAATAGAGGTGCAGCAAAAACATTTAAGAAAACTGCATCTGGAAAATTTAAAAGAGCTAAGGCATACAAGAGTCATATTTTAACTTCAAAAACTACGAAGAGAAAAAGAAAACTCAGAAAAAGCACTTTAGTTTCTGAAGCAGATCAAAAAAGAGTAAAGCAAATGTTACAATAGTTAGAAGAGGATAAAAAATGCCACGATCAAAAAATAAAGTTGCTTCGCATAAACGACGGAAAAAAGTACTTGAACAGGCTAAAGGTTATTGGGGTAGAAG is drawn from Ignavibacteria bacterium and contains these coding sequences:
- a CDS encoding amino acid permease is translated as MSLFPPLVIAGIWGATLSSAFGSILGAPRILQAASADKITPKFFSKGHGKENEPRNALLLSFVIAEAGILIGELDIIARIVSMFFITTYGFLNLSCFFESWASPDFRPDFKVPKAASIIGSVTAFFIMIQLDFVAFIGATIIFGLVFFLIKRRELKLDTGDAWNGVWNMLVKTGLNRLKKDSENQRNWLPNLILFSGRQHVRPHLIELANWIAAKRGIISNFNLVENKDIKSISAKSINEISDSDDSKDYFFREIECNDMYECMEIIPKLYGFTGIEPNTILLG
- a CDS encoding ATP-binding protein; the encoded protein is MGKGKSKIYFVKQFTPDQPVFRSLPLYYKQMFIGKPAISENLWVGRELELHKIREIADRFKNGSSGNLLILGEPNSGKTALSLYGAQKNFSQSKIFNLEAIPQGSTSVNQLKIQFETQQS
- a CDS encoding mechanosensitive ion channel, whose product is MNLKLYLALFSLNTLFAALAVPVVLVIIRFMVRYYKLIFNQYRFFIRSIPLLQLGVLIFITINVLILIFPQSPTIISFIMFGVILFAVLSGWQFIRDFVSGMFLRIDNDFEIGSMIKIGEVVGIIKKRGYRSIELEKDGAESIQIPYSSLAKNFISSLKLDQEFYRYRFSVRTKKESAKNQLISMIKKVILNSVWTAVNREPKIIFKSEDDQAYEVEISGYVLHQIGASEIESLIKEKFQV
- the thrS gene encoding threonine--tRNA ligase codes for the protein MNDQKINITFPDGSVKEFPKGITGLDIAASISKRLADEALAVKINGSVHEIGFQINESGKLQLLTFNDEEGKEVYWHSSSHLMAHAIEELFPGAKFGVGPAIENGFYYDIDVDQKLSPEDIERIEKKMSELIKDSKPFVRKECSLDEAMDLFGKKGDQYKLELLKDINSRDEQVSLYSEGSFLDLCRGPHLTDTSKIKYFKLLNVSGSYWKGDSKNTPLQRVYGISFPKKKDLDDYLKLLEEAKKRDHRKLGRELELFLFNEISPGAPFWLPKGMIIFRELEKYLREVLDEAGYQEISTPILVKKALWERSGHWDHFKENMFIVEVDEETYSLKPMNCPESTIVYKSKLRSYRDLPLRLSEIGRLHRNEVSGALGGMLRVRQITMDDAHLFVRPDQILYEIEKLLKLVDEFYKLFGFEPSYFLSTRPEKAMGSLGLWDQAEESLKQALQLNEISFKINVGDGAFYGPKIDIQVKDAINRSWQTATIQLDFQMPERFDLEYIDENDDRKRPIMIHRAIFGSFERFIGIITEHFAGYFPLWISPVQVVVMPISENFSEYATMIYDRLFSNGVRVELDSRNEKIGYKIREWELQKVPYMIIIGEKEVSSRSISVRKHKMGDLGQFQIEDFINKILEEITQKTITTN
- a CDS encoding translation initiation factor IF-3; translated protein: MSSKEKTSEARVNEQIRIPQIRVIDNDGSQIGIMSPREAIRIAERKGLDLVEIVPNAKPPVCKIIDYGKYRYEQQKKEKIQRKNQQVTTLKEIRFHPNTDDHDFEFKARHCRQFLLDGDKVKATVIFKGREMAYTEQGEVLLNKLIEKLSDVSKVENPPKLEGRNMIAILVADKSKIKKVINQ
- the rpmI gene encoding 50S ribosomal protein L35, with protein sequence MPKMKSNRGAAKTFKKTASGKFKRAKAYKSHILTSKTTKRKRKLRKSTLVSEADQKRVKQMLQ